The sequence ATGCCTCGATGATCTTCGTCGCTGTGTCAGGAACCGAAATCTGATATGGGACCGGGTCCATGACGAAGTCGCCGTACGGCCGGCGGGCCGGGCGGGCTCAGCGGGCGACCGGCCAGATCATCCGCACCTCGGTGCCGACGCCGTCTTCGACGGGACGGACCTGAAGGTCCTCGACGAAGCCGGCGAGCAGGGCGAACCCGACACCGGTGGTCAGGTCGTCCTCGTTCAACGACTCGTTGGCCAACTGGTCGGCGTCGAGCGCGGCGAGGCCGATGCCCGCCTCGATCGGCGCCCGGTCCACCACCCGCACCGCGTACGCCCCCGAGTCGGACATCTCCACCAGCACCGGATCGGCCAGGCCGTACTGACGGTGCAGGGCGACTGCCCGGGTGCACGCCTCGCCGATGGCGAGCCGCACCTCGTCGAGCAGGTCCTCGCGGACACCCGCGCGCCGGGCCACCGCCACGCCGACCAGGCGGGCCGTGCGCACGTGCACCGGAGCCGGCGAGAAGGAGAGCCGAACCGTGGCCATCACTTGCCGGCGCCGGTCGCCGCTTCGACCGTCCGATGCAGCGGGAAGACCTGGTCCAGCGCCGTGATCCGGAAGATCTTGAGCAACGGCTCCTTGTCACACACCAGCGCGAAGGTGCCGTCGGCGGCACGCAGCCGCTTGAGCGCGCCGACCAGCACGCCCAGCCCGGTCGAGTCGAGGAAGTCCACCCGACCGAGGTCGACCACCACGTGCCGGGCCCCGGCGTCGATCAACTCGAGGAGCCGCTCGCGCAGCCGGGGCGCGGTGTAGACGTCCACCTCACCGCCGACCTCGAGCACCGTGTGCTCACCCACGGTGCGGGTCGCCAGCGACAGCTCCATCGGTCCTCCCTCGCGCAGCCGTAAACTCTCTGGGCATCTAACCACTACCCCACGGTCCGGCCGACGACTCACCGGAGCAGGTCCCCCCACACCCGGCATGCCGATTTCCCATTCCCGAACACCAGTGCGAGAGTGCAGGACGTGACCTCGGCAGCCACCGTATCCGCCGGCAGCGGCCCCGAGCGACCGCCGGGCACCGTCCCGGCCGGCCCGCCGGTCGCACCCGCCGGCGATCTGTTGCGCCGGCTGCGCCAGCGGCAGGCCACCGATCCGGTCACCCACGTCGAACGGGTGCCGCCCCGGGCCGGGATGCCGGCACCCTGGCCGCACTGGACCCCGGAGGAACTGCGCGCGGCGTACGCCCGGCGTGGTGTGGCGGCGCCCTGGCGGCACCAGGTCGAGGCGGCCGACCTGGCGTACGGCAACCAGCACGTGGTGCTGGCCACCGGGACCGCCTCCGGCAAGTCCCTCGCCTACCAGTTGCCCGCACTGGCCACGCTGCTCGCCGACCCCCGCGCCACCGTGCTCTACCTGGCGCCGACC is a genomic window of Micromonospora tarapacensis containing:
- a CDS encoding ATP-binding protein: MATVRLSFSPAPVHVRTARLVGVAVARRAGVREDLLDEVRLAIGEACTRAVALHRQYGLADPVLVEMSDSGAYAVRVVDRAPIEAGIGLAALDADQLANESLNEDDLTTGVGFALLAGFVEDLQVRPVEDGVGTEVRMIWPVAR
- a CDS encoding STAS domain-containing protein encodes the protein MELSLATRTVGEHTVLEVGGEVDVYTAPRLRERLLELIDAGARHVVVDLGRVDFLDSTGLGVLVGALKRLRAADGTFALVCDKEPLLKIFRITALDQVFPLHRTVEAATGAGK